In Rosa chinensis cultivar Old Blush chromosome 1, RchiOBHm-V2, whole genome shotgun sequence, a genomic segment contains:
- the LOC112177402 gene encoding probable protein S-acyltransferase 14 → MHRSGAAMAWNVFKFCTALRGLGSVMILLVLGVVGVTYYTVVLTNYGPALYAGGLDSLIAIVVLILFHSLLVMLLWSYFSVVLTDPGGVPPNWRPAVDEERGEADPLNGSEFSDLQTDPSNQRVRYCRKCNQLKPPRCHHCSVCGRCVLKMDHHCVWVVNCVGALNYKYFLLFLFYTFLETTVVTLCLLPHFIAFFSEGEIPGTPGTLATTFLAFVLNLAFALSVLGFLIMHISLVAANTTTIEAYEKKTTPKWRYDLGRKKNFEQVFGTDKLYWFIPAYSEEDLRRIPALQGLEYPSKPEFDSQDF, encoded by the exons CATAGATCTGGAGCTGCCATGGCTTGGAATGTGTTCAAGTTCTGCACAGCTCTGCGGGGTCTGGGCTCGGTTATGATCCTCTTGGTTCTTGGAGTTGTGGGTGTGACGTATTACACTGTCGTTTTGACTAATTATGGCCCGGCTTTGTATGCTGGTGGGCTTGATTCTCTCATTGCTATTGTCGTTTTGATCTTGTTCCATTCTTTG TTGGTGATGCTACTATGGAgttacttttctgttgttttgaCGGATCCCGGTGGTGTGCCACCGAATTGGAGGCCTgctgttgatgaagaaagaggGGAAGCTGACCCATTGAATGGTTCAGAATTTAGTGATTTGCAAACTGACCCATCAAATCAAAGAGTCCGGTATTGCCGGAAGTGCAACCAGTTGAAACCACCTCGTTGCCATCATTGCTCAGTTT GTGGGCGGTGTGTACTGAAAATGGATCACCATTGTGTATGGGTTGTTAATTGTGTTGGGGCCTTAAATTacaaatattttcttcttttcttg TTCTACACGTTCCTTGAGACAACTGTTGTAACTTTATGCTTGCTGCCACACTTCATTGCATTTTTTAGTGAAGGAGAAATACCTGGAACACCGGGGACCCTTGCAACTACTTTCCTTGCTTTCG TTTTGAATCTTGCATTTGCATTAAGTGTACTGGGGTTTCTTATCATGCATATATCCTTGGTGGCTGCAAATACTACAACTATTGag GCATATGAGAAGAAAACCACTCCGAAATGGCGCTATGACCTTGGTCGGAAAAAGAATTTTGAACAG GTGTTTGGGACAGACAAGCTATACTGGTTCATCCCCGCTTATTCAGAAGAAGATTTGCGACGGATACCAGCGCTCCAGGGTCTCGAGTATCCATCTAAGCCTGAGTTTGACTCCCAAGACTTCTAA